One genomic window of Candidatus Binataceae bacterium includes the following:
- a CDS encoding BrnA antitoxin family protein gives MTDGDIERAVKADPDAAPILDKEWFRTAKLVLPERKIPISLRMDREVVEWFKVQGKRYQSRMNAVLKAYVRAQRKVG, from the coding sequence ATGACCGACGGCGATATCGAGAGGGCCGTCAAGGCCGATCCGGACGCGGCCCCGATTCTCGATAAAGAGTGGTTTCGAACCGCCAAGCTGGTGCTTCCGGAACGCAAGATCCCGATCTCGCTGCGAATGGATCGGGAGGTGGTGGAATGGTTCAAGGTTCAGGGCAAACGGTATCAATCGCGGATGAATGCGGTATTGAAAGCCTATGTCCGGGCTCAGAGGAAGGTGGGATGA
- a CDS encoding BrnT family toxin encodes MVFQWDPGKNAANVAKHAVSFQDAIRIFQGPVLEMRDLRRDYGEERIIAIGMLEDLALTVVYAVRGESRRIISARRAHHRERKAYRAANPK; translated from the coding sequence ATGGTGTTCCAGTGGGACCCTGGCAAGAATGCGGCTAATGTGGCGAAGCACGCCGTCAGTTTTCAGGATGCCATCAGGATTTTCCAAGGTCCGGTTTTGGAAATGCGCGACCTTCGCCGTGACTATGGCGAGGAACGCATCATCGCGATCGGAATGCTGGAGGACCTTGCACTGACAGTGGTCTACGCCGTCCGCGGCGAGTCCCGCCGAATAATCTCAGCAAGGAGGGCGCATCATCGTGAGCGCAAGGCATATCGTGCAGCGAACCCGAAGTAA
- a CDS encoding type II toxin-antitoxin system prevent-host-death family antitoxin gives MKTKELQLRDAKATLSAAVDEAVRGQAYVITRHGRPEAVLLGYRQWKRLSRVPSFGRLLMAAPVAKDDLPRRNRGPLRTTNL, from the coding sequence ATGAAGACCAAAGAGCTACAGTTGCGGGACGCCAAGGCTACTCTGTCGGCCGCGGTCGACGAAGCGGTGCGGGGTCAGGCCTACGTCATCACGCGACACGGCAGACCGGAGGCTGTGCTGCTCGGCTACCGGCAATGGAAACGCCTCTCCCGCGTACCCTCGTTCGGCCGTCTGCTGATGGCCGCGCCGGTTGCGAAAGATGACCTGCCCCGGCGCAACCGAGGCCCCCTGCGCACCACGAATCTCTGA